One genomic region from Acidobacteriota bacterium encodes:
- a CDS encoding response regulator → MTLKLLVADDSVTMQKMVRLAFGAEDAEVEAVASGEAALEALRRFRPDIVLADALMPGIGGYELCARIREEPEFGRIPVILLSGAFEPFDPQEAERVGADGHLSKPFDTSELIDRVHSLAGAEAPAAGPGLASARESFLGPGAILDLFGPDRPGRGKAEAVARPGALTDEEVRRVAAEVVGRLSPDVIREVAWEVVPELAEVLLRRVIEERGPGSDRS, encoded by the coding sequence ATGACGCTCAAACTGCTGGTGGCCGATGACAGCGTGACGATGCAGAAAATGGTGCGCCTCGCCTTCGGGGCCGAGGATGCCGAGGTGGAGGCGGTAGCGAGCGGCGAAGCGGCCCTCGAGGCGCTCCGCCGCTTCCGGCCCGATATCGTGCTGGCCGACGCGCTCATGCCGGGGATCGGCGGGTACGAGCTGTGCGCCCGCATCCGGGAGGAGCCGGAATTCGGCCGCATCCCCGTGATCCTTCTCTCGGGCGCCTTCGAACCCTTCGACCCGCAGGAGGCGGAGCGGGTGGGCGCCGACGGACACCTGTCGAAGCCCTTCGACACCTCCGAGCTGATCGACAGGGTGCACTCCCTGGCCGGCGCCGAGGCCCCGGCCGCGGGCCCGGGCCTCGCATCGGCGCGGGAATCGTTCCTGGGACCGGGCGCGATCCTGGACCTGTTCGGTCCCGATCGGCCCGGCCGGGGGAAGGCGGAAGCGGTCGCGCGCCCGGGCGCGCTGACGGACGAGGAGGTCCGGCGCGTGGCCGCGGAGGTCGTCGGGCGCCTGTCGCCCGACGTGATTCGCGAGGTCGCCTGGGAAGTCGTGCCCGAACTGGCCGAGGTTCTCCTGCGGCGCGTCATCGAGGAGCGCGGCCCCGGGAGCGATCGCTCCTAG
- the bamD gene encoding outer membrane protein assembly factor BamD → MRFIVRCVVTLALLALVGGCSQKSARLQKGVVPPDQNLFDTGSDYLRKGQYIKSRLAFQTLLNTYPDSDVAAEAYFAMGDSFYEEGGTENLLQAEDQYKNFIVFYPQHPRAVDAQLKIISANYKLINTPDRDQQYTRRTLDEIAQFERRFGDSDYLPIVRQWRSTVEDVLARGDYGVGKFYADRGNVLGAVGRYQEIVEKYPDYAELDMVLYNLGQIYEQSRSEKDHEKAKEYYGEIARGFPFSPHYTEAVERLGTLGAEVPEVDAEMAARHRANLKEPEGFSPLKPLVDFGKALGFVPPPDQYEVAQRAVEAEKAREAELAAAEARAAAGDDILIETEIRQSASGADASGAATAEGAASTGSGPEAEREKASSRYKRKQD, encoded by the coding sequence ATGAGATTTATCGTACGCTGTGTCGTGACGCTCGCGCTGCTCGCACTGGTGGGCGGCTGCAGCCAGAAGAGTGCCCGGCTGCAAAAGGGGGTCGTCCCCCCCGACCAGAACCTGTTCGACACCGGGAGCGACTACCTCAGGAAGGGGCAGTACATCAAATCGAGGCTGGCGTTCCAGACCCTGCTCAACACCTATCCCGACAGCGACGTGGCGGCCGAGGCCTATTTCGCGATGGGCGACTCGTTCTACGAGGAGGGGGGGACGGAGAACCTGCTGCAGGCCGAGGACCAGTACAAGAACTTCATCGTGTTCTACCCGCAGCACCCGCGCGCGGTGGACGCCCAGCTGAAGATCATCTCCGCCAACTACAAGCTGATCAACACCCCCGACCGCGACCAGCAGTACACCCGCCGCACCCTCGACGAGATCGCGCAGTTCGAGCGCCGTTTCGGCGACAGCGATTACCTTCCCATCGTGCGCCAGTGGCGCAGCACGGTGGAGGACGTGCTGGCGCGGGGGGATTACGGCGTCGGCAAATTCTACGCCGACAGGGGCAACGTGCTGGGCGCCGTCGGGCGTTACCAGGAGATCGTGGAGAAGTACCCCGATTACGCCGAACTGGACATGGTGCTCTACAACCTCGGCCAGATCTACGAGCAGTCCCGCAGCGAGAAGGACCACGAGAAAGCGAAGGAATACTACGGCGAGATCGCGCGGGGGTTCCCCTTCAGCCCGCATTATACCGAGGCGGTCGAGCGCCTCGGCACGCTCGGGGCGGAGGTCCCGGAGGTCGACGCCGAAATGGCGGCCCGGCACCGGGCGAACCTGAAGGAGCCGGAGGGTTTCTCGCCGCTGAAGCCGCTGGTCGACTTCGGCAAGGCGCTCGGGTTCGTCCCCCCCCCGGACCAGTACGAGGTGGCGCAGCGGGCGGTCGAGGCTGAAAAGGCGCGCGAGGCCGAACTGGCCGCCGCGGAGGCCAGGGCGGCGGCGGGAGACGATATCCTGATCGAGACCGAGATCCGCCAGAGCGCCTCGGGCGCGGACGCCTCGGGCGCGGCCACTGCCGAAGGGGCCGCTTCGACGGGCTCCGGGCCGGAGGCGGAGCGGGAAAAGGCCAGCAGCCGCTACAAACGGAAACAGGATTAA